Within Thermus sediminis, the genomic segment TGAGAGCTCCTTGGGTCAGACCCGCCACGATCCTCTCCTGGAAGAGGGCGATGACCAAGGCCACCGGCACCAGGGCCACCACCAGGGCAGCCGAGATGAGGGGCCAGGGGAAGAGGTACTCCCCCTGGTAGAGGGTGATGCCCACGGGCAGGGTGCGCATCTCCCTTGCCGGGTTAAGGGTCAGGGCCAGCAGGAACTCGTCCCAGGAGTTGACAAAGGCGAGGAGGGCGGCGGTGAAAACCCCGGGGCCGGAAAGGGGGATGATCACGTGGCGCAAGGCCCCTATCCGGGTGCACCCGTCCACCAAGGCGGCCGCCTCAAGGTCCCTCGGTATGGTCCTAAAAAAGCTGTAGAGCACCAAGACCGCCACGGGCAGGCTAAGCGCGGCGTGGGGCAGGATAAGACCCGGGTAGGTGTTCCTGAGACCTAAGCCGGTAAAGAGCTGGTAGAGGGGTACCAGGAGGGTGGCGGGGGGGAACATGGCCAAGGCCACAAGGGACAAAAGCACCAGGGTTGCGCGGGCCACGCGGAGGCGGGCTAGGGCATAGGCGGCCATGGCGGAGACCGTCACGCAAAGCACAGTGGCCCCGGCGGCCACCACCAGGCTGTTCAGGAAGTAGCGTCCAAGGGGGGCCTCGCGGAAGGCCCGCTCGTAGTTGGCCAGGGTGGGCCTTTCGGGCCAGTACGTGATGGGAATGCGGGAAAGCTCGGCCTCCGTTTTCAGGGAGGTGAACAGGATCCATAGGGCGGGAAACAGGCCGTTGAACACAAGGGCAAGCCCCGCAAGCCAAAGCCCCAAACGGAAGGGAGCGGTCCCCCTCACTCCCCCTCCCCCCTTTGCAGAAACCGCAGGTACAGGGCGGTCGTGGCCATGCACAACACAAACAAGGCCACCGCCATCGCGGATCCGTAGCCAAAGTTCAGGTTCTCCACTGTCTGGGTCCTGATGTACATCGCCAGCGTCTCCGTGGCGTTCCCCGGCCCTCCGCCGGTCATGGCGTAGGGGATGTCAAACGTCTGGAGCGCCGTTATGGTTCGGAAAATGAGGGCGACAAACAGGGAGGGCGCGAGAAGGGGCAAGGTGATCCGGTGGAAGGCCTGCCACGGATTCGCCCCATCCACCTGGGCGGCCTCGTAGTACTCCTTGGGGATGGATTGGAGGCCAGCCAGCAAGACCAGGGCCACGAACGAACTGGTCTTCCAGATGACCGAGGCGCAGATGGCCCAAAAGGCCAGACGGGGGTCGCTGAGCCAGAAGAGGGGCGTCAGGCCAAGCCTTCGCAACACGTCGTTGACGACCCCGTAATCGCTCTCGAAGAACCACCGGAAGATCAAGCCGGCAAAGACCAGGGGCATCGCCCAGGGCAAGAGCAGGCCCAGCCGCACCGGCCACTTCACCGTGTAGGGGAGGTTGGCCAGTAGGGCCAGAACCAGGCCGAGAAGGGCGGCCCCCGGGACCGTGACCAGGGTGACGAGAAGGGTGACCCGGAGGGCGTTGGCGAAGCGCCCGTCCTCGAGAAGGCGCTCGTAGTTCGCCAAGCCGACGAAGGTGCTCTGGGGGC encodes:
- a CDS encoding carbohydrate ABC transporter permease, with the translated sequence MRGTAPFRLGLWLAGLALVFNGLFPALWILFTSLKTEAELSRIPITYWPERPTLANYERAFREAPLGRYFLNSLVVAAGATVLCVTVSAMAAYALARLRVARATLVLLSLVALAMFPPATLLVPLYQLFTGLGLRNTYPGLILPHAALSLPVAVLVLYSFFRTIPRDLEAAALVDGCTRIGALRHVIIPLSGPGVFTAALLAFVNSWDEFLLALTLNPAREMRTLPVGITLYQGEYLFPWPLISAALVVALVPVALVIALFQERIVAGLTQGALKG
- a CDS encoding carbohydrate ABC transporter permease, with product MRRPPRDLSERALAFWLLLPAFALLGLVAVYPVLNLVFTSLRELHLAYGPQSTFVGLANYERLLEDGRFANALRVTLLVTLVTVPGAALLGLVLALLANLPYTVKWPVRLGLLLPWAMPLVFAGLIFRWFFESDYGVVNDVLRRLGLTPLFWLSDPRLAFWAICASVIWKTSSFVALVLLAGLQSIPKEYYEAAQVDGANPWQAFHRITLPLLAPSLFVALIFRTITALQTFDIPYAMTGGGPGNATETLAMYIRTQTVENLNFGYGSAMAVALFVLCMATTALYLRFLQRGEGE